A window from Salinigranum halophilum encodes these proteins:
- a CDS encoding universal stress protein: MSQQPVPQTKTAQTGLNSVLVALGPKDAERVTRLGEEAVDIAGPAGATVVITHVFTREEFDSRVDTLGFDRDAADVSPDAVAVRYSPVRELADLLDEAGVDYEIRGAIGHYGEKVVEVAEELDTDLVLVGGRKRSPTGKAVFGSVAQEVMLSAPCPVTFVRADTK, from the coding sequence ATGAGCCAACAGCCAGTACCGCAGACGAAGACAGCGCAGACCGGTCTGAACAGCGTCCTCGTGGCCCTCGGGCCGAAGGACGCGGAACGCGTGACCCGACTCGGCGAGGAGGCGGTCGACATCGCCGGCCCCGCCGGGGCGACAGTCGTCATCACGCACGTGTTCACCCGTGAGGAGTTCGACTCGCGCGTCGACACGCTCGGGTTCGACCGCGACGCGGCGGACGTCAGCCCCGACGCGGTGGCCGTCCGGTACTCGCCGGTCCGCGAACTGGCCGACCTGCTCGACGAGGCGGGCGTCGACTACGAGATTCGCGGTGCCATCGGCCACTACGGTGAGAAGGTCGTCGAGGTCGCCGAGGAACTCGACACGGACCTCGTGCTCGTCGGGGGACGCAAGCGCTCGCCGACCGGGAAGGCCGTCTTCGGCAGCGTCGCCCAAGAGGTCATGCTCTCGGCGCCGTGCCCGGTGACGTTCGTCCGCGCGGACACGAAGTAA
- the ilvD gene encoding dihydroxy-acid dehydratase produces MSQQESPERDRDDAEQFSGRKEADLPSRDVTEGAERAPHRAMFRAMGFDDEDLSSPMVGVANPAADITPCNVHLDDVADAAIGGVDGAGGMPIEFGTITISDAISMGTEGMKASLISREVIADSVELVAFGERMDGLVTVAGCDKNLPGMMMAAIRTDLPSVFLYGGSIMPGHHGGRDVTIVQVFEGVGGYAQGEMSAEELDDLERHACPGAGSCGGMFTANTMASISEALGLAPLGSAGAPAEHEERYDVAREAGELVLDCIENDRRPSDILSRKSFENAIALQTAIGGSTNGVLHLLALAREAGIDLEIDDFDEISRRTPKIADLQPGGQRVMNDLFEIGGVPVVVRRLLDAGLFHGDAMTVTGRTIEEELATLDLRDDDDIDADFLYTVDEPKQEEGAIKILKGNLAPDGAVLKVTGDDAFHHVGPARLFENEEAAMEYVQEGEIESGDVIIIRNEGPQGGPGMREMLGVTAAVVGQGHEEDVALITDGRFSGGTRGPMIGHVAPEASVGGPIALLEDGDEITVDIPSRELSVDVSDEEMARRREAWEPDPPTYTGGVLAKYGQAFDSAANGAVTNPGVKRD; encoded by the coding sequence ATGAGCCAGCAGGAATCTCCCGAGCGGGACCGGGACGACGCCGAACAGTTCTCCGGGCGGAAGGAGGCCGACCTCCCGAGTCGCGACGTGACAGAGGGTGCCGAGCGCGCACCCCACCGTGCGATGTTCCGCGCGATGGGGTTCGACGACGAGGACCTCTCCTCGCCGATGGTCGGCGTGGCCAACCCCGCCGCGGACATCACGCCGTGTAACGTCCACCTCGACGACGTCGCCGACGCGGCCATCGGCGGCGTCGACGGCGCGGGCGGGATGCCTATCGAGTTCGGTACCATCACCATCTCCGACGCCATCTCGATGGGGACCGAGGGGATGAAGGCCTCGCTCATCTCCCGCGAAGTCATCGCCGACTCGGTCGAACTCGTCGCCTTCGGCGAGCGGATGGACGGCCTCGTGACCGTCGCGGGCTGTGACAAGAACCTCCCCGGAATGATGATGGCCGCGATCCGAACCGACCTGCCCTCCGTCTTCCTCTACGGCGGTTCCATCATGCCCGGACACCACGGCGGCCGCGACGTCACCATCGTCCAGGTGTTCGAGGGGGTCGGGGGCTACGCACAGGGCGAGATGAGCGCGGAGGAACTCGACGACCTCGAGCGCCACGCCTGTCCCGGTGCCGGCTCGTGCGGCGGGATGTTCACCGCGAACACCATGGCTTCGATTTCCGAAGCCCTTGGCCTGGCACCGCTCGGAAGCGCCGGCGCACCCGCCGAACACGAGGAGCGGTACGACGTCGCCCGCGAGGCCGGCGAACTGGTCCTCGACTGTATCGAGAACGACCGCCGTCCGTCCGACATCCTCTCCCGGAAGTCCTTCGAGAACGCCATCGCGCTGCAGACAGCCATCGGCGGGTCGACGAACGGTGTGCTTCACCTGCTCGCGCTCGCGCGCGAGGCGGGAATCGACCTCGAGATCGACGACTTCGACGAGATCAGCAGAAGAACCCCGAAGATCGCCGACCTCCAGCCCGGCGGCCAGCGCGTCATGAACGACCTCTTCGAGATCGGCGGCGTCCCCGTCGTCGTCCGCCGACTCCTCGACGCGGGGCTGTTCCACGGCGACGCGATGACCGTCACCGGACGGACCATCGAGGAGGAACTGGCGACGCTCGACCTCCGGGACGACGACGACATCGACGCGGACTTCCTCTACACCGTCGACGAACCCAAACAGGAGGAGGGAGCGATCAAGATCCTGAAGGGGAACCTCGCACCCGACGGGGCGGTCCTGAAGGTGACCGGCGACGACGCGTTCCACCACGTCGGCCCGGCCCGTCTGTTCGAGAACGAGGAGGCGGCCATGGAGTACGTCCAGGAGGGCGAGATCGAGTCTGGCGACGTCATCATCATTCGGAACGAGGGGCCACAGGGTGGGCCGGGGATGCGCGAGATGCTCGGTGTCACCGCGGCCGTCGTCGGTCAGGGTCACGAGGAGGACGTCGCGCTCATCACCGACGGGCGGTTCTCGGGCGGGACGCGCGGACCGATGATCGGGCACGTCGCGCCCGAGGCGTCGGTGGGCGGCCCCATCGCCCTCCTCGAAGACGGCGACGAGATCACCGTCGACATCCCCAGCCGAGAGCTCTCCGTCGACGTCTCCGACGAGGAGATGGCGCGTCGTCGAGAGGCGTGGGAGCCGGACCCGCCGACCTACACGGGCGGCGTGCTCGCGAAGTACGGCCAGGCGTTCGACTCCGCGGCGAACGGCGCCGTCACCAACCCCGGCGTCAAGCGAGACTGA
- a CDS encoding CBS domain-containing protein has translation MDISDIALPDFIEVDADKRLGKIRSIFDRENPKGLIVTNDGSYVGVIGEKQLVKSHVEDNTKAAALVRSAPKIDRHEDVREVARMLVEGDVKLAPVYEGEKLVGVITEDAILEAVIENLDALVVEQIFTEDVVQIGEKDRVGRAINLLREHGISRMPVTDGDGRLAGVITTHDIVDFVVRNDSRQGRHDRRGDIDRMLDLPVYDLMTSPVLTTAPDTSVRDAVARMLENDIAGLIVTPEEDDGVVAGVVTKTDVLRALTFTEEERMDVQVTNVSLLDTISRDEITNSITEVADKYQQMQVHHAHVRFHEHKEKLRGTPLIQCQIRLRTSHGQVAGSGEGYGAEHAFHVALDKLERNVLEMKGVNADERYRGQLLRKLGDL, from the coding sequence ATGGATATCTCTGACATCGCCCTTCCTGATTTCATCGAGGTCGACGCGGACAAGCGACTCGGCAAGATCCGGTCCATCTTCGACCGGGAGAACCCGAAGGGCCTCATCGTGACCAACGACGGGAGCTACGTCGGTGTCATCGGCGAGAAGCAGCTCGTGAAGTCCCACGTCGAGGACAACACCAAGGCGGCTGCGCTGGTGCGCTCGGCACCGAAGATCGACCGACACGAGGACGTCCGGGAGGTGGCGCGGATGCTCGTCGAGGGCGACGTGAAGCTCGCGCCCGTCTACGAGGGCGAGAAACTCGTCGGCGTCATCACCGAGGACGCCATCCTCGAGGCGGTCATCGAGAACCTCGACGCGCTGGTGGTCGAACAGATATTCACCGAGGACGTGGTCCAGATCGGCGAGAAGGACCGCGTCGGGCGCGCCATCAACCTCCTCCGCGAGCACGGCATCTCCCGCATGCCGGTCACCGACGGGGACGGCCGCCTCGCCGGCGTCATCACGACGCACGACATCGTCGACTTCGTCGTGCGCAACGACAGCCGACAGGGGCGACACGACCGTCGCGGCGACATCGACCGGATGCTCGACCTGCCGGTGTACGACCTGATGACGAGCCCCGTCCTGACCACGGCGCCCGACACGTCCGTCCGCGACGCGGTCGCACGGATGCTCGAGAACGACATCGCCGGACTCATCGTCACGCCCGAGGAGGACGACGGCGTCGTCGCGGGCGTGGTGACGAAGACGGACGTGCTCCGCGCGCTGACCTTCACCGAAGAAGAGCGCATGGACGTCCAGGTCACGAACGTCTCGTTGCTCGACACCATCTCCCGCGACGAGATCACGAACTCGATCACCGAGGTGGCCGACAAGTACCAGCAGATGCAGGTCCACCACGCGCACGTCCGGTTCCACGAGCACAAGGAGAAGCTCCGCGGGACGCCGCTCATCCAGTGTCAGATCCGGCTCCGCACGAGCCACGGGCAGGTGGCCGGCTCCGGTGAGGGGTACGGCGCCGAACACGCCTTCCACGTCGCGCTCGACAAACTCGAGCGGAACGTGCTGGAGATGAAGGGCGTCAACGCCGACGAGCGCTACCGCGGTCAGCTCCTCCGCAAGCTGGGCGACCTGTAA
- the radB gene encoding DNA repair and recombination protein RadB, whose product MLPLPVSDPLPTGCQPLDDLLGGGLERGTVTQVYGPPAAGKTNVALCAAVRAAADGLAVYVDTEGLSPARFEQVAAAVGDVDDIASRVIVSNAHDFEEQEQAVRDVAEFAERADVVVVDSATGFYRLERHDGDEGEVLRRVARQVTHLLSLARRHDLAVVLTNQVFTDPDADRVRPLGGNTLEHWTGVVLRLDRFRGGKRRATLEKHGSKPAGETATFQITDAGLEAVEEF is encoded by the coding sequence ATGCTACCTCTCCCTGTGAGCGACCCCCTTCCGACCGGCTGTCAGCCGCTCGACGACCTCCTCGGTGGCGGACTCGAACGCGGGACCGTCACACAGGTGTACGGCCCGCCTGCCGCCGGCAAGACCAACGTCGCGCTCTGTGCCGCCGTGCGTGCCGCCGCAGACGGTCTGGCGGTCTACGTCGATACCGAGGGACTGTCGCCGGCGCGCTTCGAGCAGGTCGCCGCCGCCGTGGGGGACGTCGACGACATCGCCTCCCGGGTCATCGTCTCGAACGCCCACGACTTCGAAGAGCAAGAACAGGCGGTCCGGGACGTCGCGGAGTTCGCCGAGCGCGCCGACGTCGTCGTAGTGGACTCGGCGACGGGCTTCTACCGGCTGGAGCGTCACGATGGCGACGAAGGCGAGGTGCTCCGGCGGGTCGCCCGGCAGGTCACCCACCTCCTCTCTCTGGCGCGCCGCCACGACCTCGCCGTCGTGCTGACGAACCAGGTGTTCACCGACCCCGACGCCGACCGAGTGCGGCCGCTCGGCGGGAACACGCTCGAACACTGGACGGGCGTCGTCCTCCGACTGGACCGCTTCCGTGGGGGGAAACGACGGGCCACGCTCGAGAAACACGGGTCGAAGCCGGCGGGCGAGACGGCGACGTTTCAGATTACGGACGCGGGGCTCGAGGCCGTCGAGGAGTTCTGA
- a CDS encoding MogA/MoaB family molybdenum cofactor biosynthesis protein — MSDDRPLTGRDEHELDGGHGDESHSHGNHNHAHGDAHDHAHGHHHHDVETLGAAVVTVSTSRSLDDDPAGDAIAAAFEDAGHEVATRDLVTDEYDNVQSVLSQLSKRDDVDVVVTTGGTGVTPDDVTVEAAERLFSKRLPGFGELFRRESYDEVGVMVVATRATAGIVESTPVFCLPGSENAARLGGDIAVEAAGHLAGLARRDEDEEEE, encoded by the coding sequence ACTCACCGGGCGCGACGAGCACGAACTCGACGGCGGACACGGCGACGAGTCGCACTCACACGGCAACCACAACCACGCACACGGTGACGCACACGACCACGCACACGGTCACCACCACCATGACGTCGAGACGCTGGGTGCGGCGGTCGTCACCGTCTCCACCTCACGGTCGCTCGACGACGACCCGGCGGGTGACGCCATCGCCGCGGCGTTCGAGGACGCAGGGCACGAGGTCGCCACACGCGACCTCGTCACAGACGAGTACGACAACGTCCAGTCGGTGCTGTCACAGCTCTCGAAGCGTGACGACGTCGACGTCGTCGTGACGACCGGCGGGACGGGCGTGACGCCCGACGACGTGACCGTCGAGGCCGCAGAACGGCTGTTCTCGAAGCGGCTCCCCGGGTTCGGCGAACTGTTCAGAAGAGAGTCGTACGACGAGGTCGGCGTCATGGTGGTCGCGACACGCGCGACGGCGGGCATCGTCGAGTCGACCCCCGTGTTCTGTCTGCCGGGGAGCGAGAACGCGGCCCGACTCGGGGGCGACATCGCCGTCGAGGCGGCGGGCCACCTCGCGGGACTGGCGCGGCGAGACGAGGACGAAGAGGAGGAGTGA